TATCTGTCACCTAAAAATTCTTGTGATtatagaaaaagaaaaagtattCAATGAGAATAGATGCTTCTAAACCTAATGACATCGAAACGTCGAGACAATGAGTAGTCCCAATGCCTATTTATTTGAATGGTATACTTTGAAATATACcccttttctttcaaaatagTACGATTTCACTAGTCATCaggtgtgtgtgtgtgtgtgtggcAGAAATCAAACACCTCCTGATATACCACAGATAATCATCATGTTTCTCTCCCCtctctcttcttctttttctgttCCCAACAAATTATGTGGAATGTGCGGCTCagatttttttgcaacattCGCACGAgtatttgaacaatttacACTaccttttttgttcttttttttttttttttctctctgATTCATTCCTTACATTTGATACATTTCTGGTTGGTCAGAGTGAGCCCCTCTCAACATTGCTAAATATCAATCATGTCAGCGGTGAAACCATTGTGGTACAGATGGGCACGTGTTTATTTTGCAGGAGGATGTTTGGTAGGTACAGGTGTGTTATTCTGGTATACCATTCGACCAACAGATGAACAATTAATAGCCAGGTTTTCGCCTGAAGTAAAGGCAGACTATGAAAGAAATAGAGAGTTACGACAACAAGAGCAAACAAGATTGATAGAGATAGTAAAAGAAACCTCATCTTCAAA
This is a stretch of genomic DNA from Candida dubliniensis CD36 chromosome 1, complete sequence. It encodes these proteins:
- a CDS encoding protein essential for the expression and activity of ubiquinol-cytochrome, putative (Similar to S. cerevisiae CBP4;~Similar to C. albicans CBP4): MSAVKPLWYRWARVYFAGGCLVGTGVLFWYTIRPTDEQLIARFSPEVKADYERNRELRQQEQTRLIEIVKETSSSNEPIWKAGPIGSPFEKEQRNLNMELVDAELFHKTKHEEQQKHEIDRANEESKEAERLIQQNKKPWWKFF